One window of the Drosophila virilis strain 15010-1051.87 unplaced genomic scaffold, Dvir_AGI_RSII-ME tig00001934, whole genome shotgun sequence genome contains the following:
- the LOC116650093 gene encoding uncharacterized protein isoform X3 codes for MNNFEYENPKDLKILTPGHSIWGKANATIDEPDITHLSIGRLRRWQRICHMQQSFWKKWSTSYLSLLQERGKCRPSKQNLQAGSIVLLKEDNAPPLRWPLGRVDSFITDDDGIVRVAVIRTQNGLVKRAIAKIAVLPIETTS; via the coding sequence AAAACCCGAAAGACTTGAAAATACTCACGCCTGGGCACTCTATCTGGGGCAAAGCCAATGCCACTATCGACGAGCCAGACATAACTCACCTGAGCATAGGTCGCCTCAGACGTTGGCAGCGAATATGTCACATGCAGCAATCATTTTGGAAGAAATGGAGTACATCGTATTTGTCGTTGCTCCAAGAGCGCGGGAAATGCCGACCGTCCAAGCAAAATCTTCAGGCCGGCAGCATTGTGCTGCTCAAGGAGGACAATGCACCACCACTCAGGTGGCCACTTGGTCGAGTCGACAGCTTCATCACGGATGACGACGGCATTGTGAGAGTAGCAGTCATTCGTACACAAAATGGTCTGGTCAAGAGAGCCATTGCCAAAATCGCCGTTCTGCCAATCGAGACCACATCATGA